In the genome of Solibacillus silvestris, one region contains:
- a CDS encoding FAD-binding dehydrogenase (proposed role in polysaccahride synthesis) yields the protein MHYDAIVIGAGLAGLTAVCQLIDAQKKVLLVDQEPENSIGGQAYWSFGGLFLVDTPEQRRLGIKDSKELAWQDWRGSAGFDRLEDEDYWAYEWAKAYVDFAAGEKYQWLKSQGIQFFPVVGWAERGGALAGGHGNSVPRFHIVWGTGPAIVEAFASKVLQASESGLIDYLPRHQVTDLLTEDGAVTGIQGNILENCIIRRGEESSREVIGTFEYTADAVVVASGGIGANLELVKENWPSRLGLPPKNMVSGVPAFVDGKMLEITERAGGRIVNRDRMWHYTEGLKNWDPIWKNHGIRILPGPSSMWFDARGDRFKAPNFPGFDTLSTLEAIQKTGYDYSWFILTEKIIEKEFALSGSEQNMDLTNKSIKDVLKRVLPGPPKAVQAFKENGEDFVIANSLKDLVDGMNKLAGNDMLDFMHIKEQILARDREIENPFSKDAQINALHGARNYIGDKLIRAASPHKILDPKAGPLIAVRLNILTRKTLGGLQTNLNGQVLNDEGNPVQGLFAAGEVSGFGGGGVHGYRSLEGTFLGGCLFTGMKVGKYLGTLKPVPNKAKAIEV from the coding sequence ATGCATTATGATGCAATTGTTATCGGAGCAGGGCTGGCAGGATTAACTGCAGTTTGTCAGCTTATAGATGCGCAAAAAAAGGTATTGCTTGTTGATCAGGAGCCAGAAAATTCAATCGGGGGTCAGGCATATTGGTCATTTGGGGGACTATTTTTAGTAGATACCCCTGAACAGAGGAGGTTAGGTATAAAAGACAGTAAGGAGCTCGCATGGCAAGATTGGCGCGGCTCTGCTGGATTCGACCGATTAGAGGATGAGGATTACTGGGCATATGAATGGGCAAAGGCCTATGTAGATTTTGCAGCGGGGGAAAAATATCAATGGCTAAAATCACAGGGCATTCAATTTTTCCCGGTTGTCGGCTGGGCGGAGCGTGGGGGTGCTTTAGCAGGCGGGCATGGGAATTCGGTTCCACGGTTTCATATCGTTTGGGGTACTGGGCCAGCAATTGTAGAAGCTTTTGCGAGTAAAGTATTACAAGCTTCGGAAAGCGGTCTAATCGATTACTTACCGCGCCACCAAGTAACGGATTTATTGACGGAGGATGGGGCGGTAACTGGTATTCAAGGAAATATTTTAGAAAACTGTATCATTCGCCGCGGGGAAGAAAGTTCCAGAGAAGTCATTGGCACATTTGAATATACGGCAGATGCAGTCGTAGTGGCTAGCGGTGGAATCGGAGCAAATTTAGAACTTGTCAAAGAAAATTGGCCATCACGATTAGGACTGCCACCAAAAAATATGGTGTCTGGCGTACCTGCATTTGTCGACGGGAAAATGCTCGAAATTACCGAACGAGCAGGCGGGCGGATCGTCAATCGAGACCGTATGTGGCATTATACGGAAGGCTTAAAAAACTGGGATCCAATATGGAAAAACCATGGAATACGTATATTGCCCGGACCGTCATCGATGTGGTTTGATGCAAGAGGAGACCGATTTAAAGCTCCAAATTTTCCTGGATTTGATACACTCAGCACACTCGAAGCAATTCAAAAAACCGGATATGATTATTCCTGGTTTATTTTGACGGAAAAAATAATCGAAAAAGAATTTGCATTATCCGGTTCTGAGCAAAATATGGATTTGACAAATAAAAGTATAAAGGACGTGCTGAAGCGTGTTTTACCTGGGCCGCCTAAAGCTGTTCAGGCATTCAAAGAAAACGGGGAAGACTTTGTCATTGCAAATAGTTTAAAAGATTTAGTCGATGGTATGAACAAACTGGCAGGCAATGACATGCTTGATTTTATGCACATTAAAGAGCAAATCTTGGCGCGCGACCGTGAAATCGAAAATCCCTTTTCAAAAGATGCACAAATCAATGCATTGCATGGAGCGAGAAACTATATAGGGGATAAATTGATTCGTGCTGCCTCACCTCATAAAATCTTGGACCCGAAAGCCGGGCCGTTAATTGCGGTACGTTTAAATATCCTTACACGAAAAACGTTAGGAGGATTACAAACCAACTTAAACGGGCAAGTACTAAATGATGAGGGCAACCCTGTTCAAGGCCTCTTTGCAGCAGGGGAAGTCAGTGGCTTTGGCGGGGGCGGCGTACACGGTTACCGTTCATTGGAAGGAACGTTTTTAGGCGGTTGCTTATTTACAGGAATGAAGGTCGGTAAATATTTAGGCACTTTAAAGCCTGTACCGAACAAAGCCAAAGCGATAGAAGTATGA
- a CDS encoding enoyl-CoA hydratase has product MNFETINLEIAERKATLTLNRPNAMNAMDFTMMRELADCFEALHNEKDVQILIIRGEGRVFSAGGDVKMMVSSDDFSDFGTIMEDISRLVKAYYTLPMITIAQIHGAAAGLGFSLALGSDIIVAEQSSKLAMNFIGIGLVPDGAGHFFMKERLGTPKAKQMIWEGKVLNGNEALALGLIDYNVEDGQASVTVDQLVGKLLASPILAMIETKQILHNSNLPHLEKVLEGESAGQVKMRQTQDHLEGIQAFVGKRMPQFEGK; this is encoded by the coding sequence TTGAACTTTGAAACAATTAACTTGGAAATTGCGGAGCGAAAAGCAACATTAACATTAAATCGCCCGAATGCTATGAATGCAATGGATTTTACGATGATGCGAGAGCTGGCGGATTGCTTTGAAGCGCTACATAATGAAAAGGATGTTCAAATTCTTATCATTAGAGGAGAAGGGAGAGTCTTCTCAGCGGGTGGCGATGTTAAAATGATGGTATCATCAGACGACTTTTCTGATTTTGGAACGATTATGGAAGACATTTCACGTTTAGTGAAGGCTTACTATACACTTCCGATGATTACGATTGCACAAATTCATGGTGCTGCAGCTGGTTTAGGCTTCAGCCTGGCACTAGGAAGCGATATTATTGTTGCGGAGCAATCGAGTAAATTAGCGATGAACTTTATTGGAATCGGTTTGGTTCCGGACGGTGCTGGACACTTCTTTATGAAGGAACGTCTAGGGACACCAAAAGCGAAGCAAATGATATGGGAAGGAAAAGTGTTAAACGGGAATGAAGCGTTAGCATTAGGACTCATTGATTATAACGTGGAAGATGGTCAGGCATCTGTAACAGTGGACCAACTTGTAGGTAAGCTGCTGGCATCACCGATTTTGGCGATGATTGAAACAAAGCAGATTTTGCATAATTCGAATTTGCCTCATTTAGAGAAAGTTTTGGAAGGCGAATCAGCAGGGCAAGTGAAAATGCGCCAAACACAGGACCATTTAGAAGGAATTCAGGCATTTGTCGGAAAGAGAATGCCGCAATTTGAAGGGAAATAG
- a CDS encoding protein hit translates to MSDCLFCKIIAGEIPSIKVYEDEHTFAFMDIAPLTKGHTLLIPKTHCKDLFEMSEDVARNLYAAAPKVANAIKAAFNPAGMNTINNNGAEAGQTVFHYHLHLVPRYDEKDGLVVNWNGRSQEFPPDVLSTLSEEIKSHL, encoded by the coding sequence ATGAGTGATTGCTTATTTTGCAAAATAATTGCCGGTGAAATTCCAAGTATTAAGGTTTATGAGGATGAGCATACTTTTGCCTTCATGGACATTGCCCCGTTGACAAAGGGCCATACACTATTAATTCCGAAAACACATTGTAAAGATCTATTTGAAATGTCTGAAGATGTGGCACGTAATTTATATGCCGCTGCCCCAAAAGTTGCTAATGCCATTAAAGCTGCTTTTAACCCGGCTGGTATGAATACGATTAATAATAATGGTGCTGAAGCAGGTCAAACCGTTTTCCATTACCACCTGCATCTCGTTCCGCGCTATGACGAAAAAGATGGACTAGTGGTCAACTGGAATGGTCGTTCACAGGAATTCCCGCCAGATGTGCTTTCAACACTTTCTGAGGAAATTAAATCACACTTATAA
- a CDS encoding gas vesicle protein, translating into MKAKSFLLGITTGIVSGAAVILFTAPQSGTALRQNLLENTKNVKSKLQDVQYELNNVKQSITTLKAEVQNSMPSIVNELKDNFANFKTQIEPEAINLKQEIEKLQNSISEIEKNIPSTRNNE; encoded by the coding sequence ATGAAAGCAAAATCATTTTTACTAGGTATTACAACAGGTATCGTTAGCGGTGCAGCTGTCATTTTATTTACAGCACCACAATCCGGGACGGCTTTACGACAAAACCTGTTGGAAAATACGAAAAACGTCAAATCCAAACTTCAAGATGTTCAATACGAACTAAATAATGTAAAGCAATCGATCACAACTTTAAAAGCAGAAGTCCAAAATAGTATGCCTAGTATAGTAAATGAATTAAAGGATAATTTCGCAAATTTCAAAACTCAGATAGAACCGGAAGCAATAAACTTAAAACAAGAAATAGAGAAATTACAGAATTCTATAAGTGAAATCGAGAAAAATATCCCTTCAACTAGAAATAACGAGTAA
- a CDS encoding protein EcsB produces the protein MNSMHSVWAKRFEHYIGEVMKYMRFVFTGHIAIVLVFIAGAGGYQYSEWLKVVQPDFPAEWLIALVIGFLVALSRPVTLLKEPDQVYLLPLESQMPNYFKKAMNWTFWSQLLLPVVLYIITIPLLKEVTTLSVAEIWLTALFIAVLKFINVRAEFNYRYANRGNAVLMDRFVRAIVSIIGIQMTLADGLIGIVFLVMMAYYTVTLKKKVQDNPVPYEHFIKLEQNRMMRFYRFANYFTDVPHLKGSVKRRAWLDIAYKAISYKKENTQAYLIYRTFIRTDDHFYLWVRLTAISAVVAMFITIPFVTWIVVGALAFATTLQLKYALMSAGDFRMDMLYPIPRDTRKQAVAKLLRQLSIVQAIIVTLCAVMQPQFYFIPVVIIAVSELTMRMSK, from the coding sequence ATGAACAGCATGCATAGTGTATGGGCTAAGCGCTTCGAGCATTACATCGGCGAAGTGATGAAGTATATGCGCTTCGTCTTTACAGGGCATATTGCGATTGTCCTTGTCTTTATCGCAGGGGCAGGGGGATATCAGTATAGTGAATGGCTGAAGGTCGTGCAGCCTGATTTTCCGGCAGAATGGCTCATTGCCCTTGTGATCGGGTTCTTAGTTGCATTAAGTAGACCTGTCACATTGCTGAAAGAACCCGATCAAGTATACTTATTGCCGCTAGAAAGCCAAATGCCGAACTATTTCAAAAAGGCGATGAACTGGACGTTTTGGTCACAGCTATTGTTGCCGGTCGTTCTGTATATTATAACGATTCCGTTATTGAAAGAAGTTACGACACTTAGCGTAGCTGAAATTTGGCTGACAGCTCTATTTATCGCGGTTCTGAAATTTATTAATGTGCGCGCCGAATTCAATTACCGTTATGCAAATCGTGGGAATGCCGTACTAATGGACCGTTTCGTACGGGCAATTGTGTCTATTATCGGAATTCAAATGACATTGGCAGACGGTTTGATTGGCATCGTATTTCTCGTTATGATGGCTTATTATACAGTTACATTGAAGAAAAAAGTGCAGGATAATCCAGTACCTTACGAACATTTCATTAAGCTCGAGCAAAACCGAATGATGCGTTTTTACCGCTTTGCCAACTACTTCACAGATGTTCCGCATTTAAAGGGCTCTGTAAAACGTCGTGCTTGGTTGGATATTGCCTATAAAGCGATCAGCTATAAAAAGGAAAACACGCAAGCCTATTTAATTTACCGTACGTTTATCCGTACAGACGACCATTTTTATTTATGGGTGCGATTAACAGCAATTTCAGCTGTTGTAGCCATGTTTATTACAATTCCGTTTGTAACTTGGATTGTTGTCGGTGCTCTGGCATTTGCGACAACGCTTCAGCTTAAGTATGCACTTATGTCAGCAGGGGATTTCCGAATGGACATGCTTTACCCGATTCCCCGTGATACGAGAAAGCAGGCTGTTGCAAAACTGCTTCGTCAATTGAGCATTGTACAGGCTATTATTGTGACACTGTGTGCAGTAATGCAGCCACAGTTTTATTTCATTCCGGTTGTCATTATTGCAGTCAGTGAACTGACGATGAGAATGTCAAAATAA
- a CDS encoding alkylphosphonate utilization protein, translating to MEQLPKCPECGSEYTYEDGQNYVCPECAHEWSQSEETVEEGLVVRDANGNLLADGDTVTVVKDLKVKGSSSTLKIGTRVKNIRLVEGDHNIDCKIDGFGAMKLKSEFVKKN from the coding sequence ATGGAACAATTACCGAAATGCCCGGAATGCGGGTCTGAGTATACGTATGAAGATGGTCAGAATTATGTGTGCCCGGAATGTGCACATGAATGGTCTCAATCGGAGGAAACAGTGGAAGAAGGATTAGTCGTGCGCGATGCAAACGGCAATCTGTTAGCTGATGGGGATACCGTAACAGTTGTTAAGGATTTAAAAGTAAAGGGAAGCTCCTCTACATTAAAAATCGGAACACGTGTTAAAAACATTCGACTTGTAGAAGGCGACCACAATATTGATTGTAAAATTGACGGTTTCGGTGCAATGAAGCTGAAATCGGAATTCGTAAAGAAAAACTAA
- a CDS encoding foldase, which translates to MKKTIFALTVAASIGLAACSNPGDEVVVSTSVGDITQEEFYNSMKDIAGDQLLQQVVVEQILNDKYKVTDEEIEEELKGVKEQYGESYEAVLAQSNLTEETLKTNIRFTLLQEKALKDVEVTDEEIEKYYNQASQELNARHILVEDEETAKEIKAKLDAGEDFAKLAKEFSTDPGSGAKGGDLGWFTVGTMVPEFNDAAYALEIDEISEPVQSEHGFHIIQVTEKRDVKDYGKLEDKKEEIRESIAATKADWNTKMAELIKEADVKVKDKDLKDAFSGIKAE; encoded by the coding sequence ATGAAAAAGACCATTTTTGCATTAACAGTTGCTGCTTCAATCGGTTTAGCTGCATGCAGTAATCCAGGCGATGAAGTTGTAGTATCAACAAGTGTTGGCGATATCACTCAAGAAGAATTTTATAATTCAATGAAGGACATCGCTGGTGATCAATTACTGCAACAAGTAGTAGTTGAACAGATTTTAAACGATAAATATAAAGTAACAGATGAGGAAATCGAAGAAGAATTAAAAGGTGTAAAAGAGCAGTATGGTGAAAGTTATGAAGCTGTTTTAGCACAAAGCAATTTAACGGAAGAAACGTTAAAAACAAATATTCGATTCACATTGTTACAAGAAAAAGCATTAAAAGATGTTGAAGTAACAGACGAGGAAATCGAAAAGTACTACAACCAAGCATCTCAAGAATTAAACGCTCGTCACATTTTAGTGGAAGATGAAGAGACTGCAAAAGAAATCAAAGCTAAATTAGATGCCGGTGAAGATTTTGCTAAATTGGCAAAAGAATTCTCAACTGACCCAGGTTCTGGTGCAAAAGGCGGAGATTTAGGTTGGTTTACAGTTGGTACAATGGTGCCTGAATTCAACGATGCTGCATATGCATTGGAAATCGATGAAATCAGTGAGCCTGTACAATCTGAGCACGGTTTCCACATCATTCAAGTGACTGAGAAACGTGATGTTAAAGATTACGGTAAACTTGAAGACAAAAAAGAAGAAATCCGTGAATCAATTGCAGCTACAAAAGCTGATTGGAACACAAAAATGGCAGAGTTAATTAAAGAAGCCGATGTAAAAGTAAAAGACAAAGATTTAAAAGACGCATTTTCAGGCATTAAAGCTGAATAA
- a CDS encoding transcriptional regulator has protein sequence MTEDLYSQREAMLFSQRVAQLSKALWKAIEKDWQTWIKPFDLNINEHHILWISYHLKGASISDVAKFGVMHVSTAFNFSKKLEERGLLTFSKRDEDKRNTYVELTDKGAELILRMYDHYHDTEHTILTGALPLKELYGRFPEFLDVMAVIRNIYGDDFIEIFERSFFNFKETIDDKGKPSITTTS, from the coding sequence TTGACAGAAGATTTATACTCGCAAAGAGAGGCTATGTTATTTAGCCAAAGAGTCGCACAACTTTCGAAAGCACTATGGAAAGCTATCGAAAAAGATTGGCAAACATGGATTAAACCTTTTGATTTAAATATTAATGAACATCATATTTTATGGATTTCATATCATTTGAAAGGTGCTTCCATTTCAGATGTAGCTAAATTTGGTGTCATGCATGTATCTACCGCTTTCAACTTTTCAAAAAAATTAGAAGAACGTGGATTACTTACTTTCTCAAAACGTGATGAAGACAAACGTAATACATATGTGGAGTTAACTGATAAAGGTGCAGAACTCATTTTACGTATGTATGATCATTATCACGATACAGAACATACGATTTTAACAGGTGCATTGCCATTAAAAGAACTATACGGTAGATTCCCTGAGTTTTTAGATGTAATGGCCGTTATCCGAAATATTTACGGGGATGATTTCATCGAAATATTCGAGCGTTCATTCTTTAACTTCAAAGAAACAATTGATGACAAGGGAAAGCCATCAATCACAACAACTTCATAA
- a CDS encoding multidrug ABC transporter ATP-binding protein encodes MTILQLQNVTGGYTRKPVIQDLSFEINKGELVGLIGLNGAGKSTTIKHIIGTLLPRSGEIRLNGVTLKEDLDKYRSSFSYIPETPVLYEELTLKEHLQLTAMAYGLDEKTLNERSEVLLKEFRMEKRLNWFPSHFSKGMRQKVMIMCAFLVDPTLYIIDEPFVGLDPLGIQSLLDQMDDKKRAGASILMSTHILSTAEKHCDRIILLHEGRVRAQGTMNDLRKAFNMPTATLDDLYIAMTKEQDNEQHA; translated from the coding sequence GTGACAATTTTACAACTGCAAAATGTAACAGGTGGTTATACGAGAAAACCTGTGATTCAAGATCTATCATTTGAAATTAACAAAGGAGAGCTCGTTGGATTAATCGGCTTAAACGGTGCGGGGAAAAGTACGACGATCAAGCATATTATTGGCACGCTCTTACCACGCTCTGGTGAAATCCGTTTAAACGGTGTGACGTTAAAAGAGGATTTGGACAAGTACCGGTCGAGCTTCTCTTATATTCCGGAAACACCCGTACTATATGAAGAATTAACATTAAAAGAACATTTACAATTAACGGCAATGGCATATGGTTTAGATGAAAAAACATTGAATGAGCGTTCTGAAGTTTTATTGAAGGAATTCCGTATGGAGAAGCGATTAAATTGGTTTCCGTCGCACTTTTCAAAGGGGATGCGCCAGAAGGTAATGATTATGTGCGCATTTTTAGTCGATCCAACTCTGTATATTATCGATGAGCCGTTTGTCGGTTTAGACCCGCTCGGCATTCAGTCATTGCTTGACCAAATGGACGATAAAAAACGTGCAGGTGCATCGATTTTAATGTCGACACATATTTTATCGACTGCAGAAAAACATTGTGACCGCATCATCTTACTTCATGAAGGACGTGTTCGTGCACAAGGAACAATGAATGATTTGCGCAAAGCGTTCAATATGCCGACTGCGACACTGGATGATTTGTATATTGCAATGACAAAGGAGCAGGACAATGAACAGCATGCATAG
- a CDS encoding 3-phosphoserine/phosphohydroxythreonine aminotransferase codes for MTVTTKRAFNFNAGPSALPLEVLQKAQAELVDFKGTGMSVMELSHRSAEFEGVHNEAIANLRELYDIPENYEVLFLQGGASLQFSMIPMNFLKEGQKASYIQTGAWSEKAFAEAKLFRTPVEAASSKSNNYKNIPALSEIQIDEEAAYLHLTSNNTIFGTQWKTFPTTGDLPLIADMSSDILSKKIDVSNFAMIYAGAQKNLGPSGVTVVIIRKEFLEKANSNIPTMLKYATHSKNNSLYNTPPTFGIYMLGEVLKWVKAEGGLEAIEQRNEEKAKYIYDVIDNSNGFYYGHATEDSRSLMNITFRVADEELEKKFLAEAKTAGFVGLNGHRSVGGCRASTYNAVPLETCKALADFMVKFQQDNQ; via the coding sequence TTGACAGTAACGACAAAACGCGCATTTAACTTTAATGCTGGTCCATCGGCATTACCATTGGAAGTTTTACAAAAAGCACAGGCAGAACTAGTAGATTTTAAAGGTACTGGTATGTCTGTAATGGAATTAAGTCACCGTAGTGCTGAATTTGAAGGAGTACATAATGAAGCGATAGCAAATTTACGCGAGTTATATGATATCCCTGAAAACTATGAAGTACTATTTTTACAAGGCGGAGCAAGCCTACAATTTTCAATGATTCCAATGAACTTCTTAAAAGAAGGACAGAAGGCAAGTTATATCCAAACAGGGGCATGGTCAGAAAAAGCCTTTGCAGAAGCGAAGTTATTCAGGACACCTGTAGAGGCAGCAAGCTCAAAAAGCAATAACTACAAAAATATCCCTGCTCTATCGGAGATCCAAATCGATGAAGAGGCTGCATACCTTCACTTAACATCGAACAATACAATTTTTGGTACTCAATGGAAAACGTTCCCGACTACTGGGGATCTTCCATTAATTGCAGACATGTCTTCTGATATTTTATCGAAGAAAATTGATGTATCAAATTTTGCCATGATTTATGCGGGTGCACAGAAAAACCTAGGACCTTCAGGTGTAACGGTAGTCATCATCCGCAAAGAGTTTCTTGAAAAAGCAAATTCAAATATCCCGACAATGTTGAAATACGCAACACATTCTAAAAATAACTCCTTGTACAATACCCCTCCTACTTTCGGAATTTATATGTTAGGTGAAGTATTGAAATGGGTGAAAGCTGAAGGTGGCTTAGAAGCAATCGAGCAGCGTAATGAAGAAAAGGCGAAGTATATTTATGATGTGATCGACAATTCCAATGGTTTCTATTACGGGCATGCAACTGAAGATTCTCGTTCATTGATGAACATTACGTTCCGTGTAGCAGATGAAGAGCTGGAGAAGAAATTCCTTGCTGAAGCAAAAACAGCCGGGTTTGTCGGTTTGAATGGTCACCGCTCTGTAGGAGGCTGCCGCGCTTCTACTTACAATGCGGTCCCACTTGAAACATGTAAAGCCCTAGCTGATTTCATGGTAAAATTTCAGCAGGATAATCAATAA
- a CDS encoding 3'-5' exonuclease (catalyzes the exonucleic cleavage of mRNA yielding nucleioside 5'-phosphates): protein MNGITKLQPGEQVDQYLLIKEAKKGVTTVGKPFMSLILQDRSGDIEAKLWDTNEEHENLYRAQVIVKVGGEIHDYRGKNQLRVKQIRPAREEEGVQISDLLPTSAVPKEQLFEELTQYFFQIQNPNISRITRNLTKKYQDQILIYPAATKNHHDYASGLLDHVVSMLKLSEAICDLYPTLNRDLLYAGVILHDIGKVIELSGPVGTMYTVEGNLLGHISIMVNEIGQAANELKIEGEEVMLLKHLVLSHHGKEEWGSPKKPMIQEAEILHYIDNIDAKMNMLTRALDKTKPGEFTERLFPLDNRSFYKPTI from the coding sequence GTGAATGGAATTACAAAACTCCAACCTGGTGAACAAGTGGACCAATATTTATTGATTAAAGAAGCAAAAAAAGGTGTAACGACTGTCGGCAAGCCTTTTATGTCACTAATTTTACAGGATCGTAGCGGCGATATTGAAGCCAAGCTATGGGATACAAACGAGGAACATGAAAATTTATACCGTGCACAGGTAATTGTTAAAGTTGGGGGAGAGATTCACGACTACCGTGGAAAAAACCAACTTCGTGTGAAACAAATCCGACCTGCACGTGAAGAGGAAGGCGTTCAAATCAGCGATCTTTTGCCGACGTCTGCGGTGCCAAAGGAACAATTATTTGAAGAGCTGACACAGTACTTCTTTCAAATTCAAAATCCGAATATCTCGCGTATTACACGCAATCTTACAAAAAAATATCAAGACCAAATTCTGATTTACCCTGCAGCAACTAAAAATCACCATGACTATGCATCAGGCTTACTTGACCATGTTGTATCGATGCTCAAATTAAGTGAGGCGATTTGTGATCTATATCCTACATTAAACCGTGATTTATTGTATGCTGGGGTTATTTTACATGATATCGGTAAGGTCATTGAGCTGAGCGGTCCAGTAGGTACAATGTATACGGTGGAAGGCAACCTGCTTGGTCATATATCCATTATGGTCAATGAAATTGGTCAAGCTGCCAATGAGCTGAAAATCGAAGGAGAAGAAGTGATGCTGCTTAAGCATTTAGTATTGTCACATCACGGTAAAGAAGAGTGGGGCAGCCCGAAAAAGCCTATGATTCAAGAAGCGGAAATTTTACATTATATTGATAATATTGATGCGAAGATGAATATGCTGACTCGTGCCCTTGATAAAACAAAACCTGGTGAATTTACAGAGCGTCTATTCCCGTTAGATAACCGCTCATTCTACAAGCCGACGATTTAA